Part of the Natronorubrum daqingense genome is shown below.
AAAATCGAAGAGGAAGTCCGATCTGTGCGTTCCGACGCGCCTGTTCAAGTGTTCAATAATGCAGTTGATCCCACATTGTTTGAACCTATATCGAAAGGCGCAGCACGAGGTATGACCGATCTCGGAGTCCCAGATGAGAACATAGTCATCGGCTTCGTCGGTAGTATTCGCCGTCGCCACCGACTGAAAGAGTTGTTTGAAGCTGCGTCTCGATCTGAATATTCAGACCGCATTTCTCTGGTCATTGTCGGTGATGGCCCACAACAAGAGGATCTTAAGCAGTTAGCCGATGACCTTGCCCTCGAGGACGTTACGTTCACTGGGTTTGTCCCACACAACGAGGTTTCAAAATACATCAATGCGTGCGACGTGTTATATGGAGTTGCTGACCCCGATCGCCCATCAGATCCGATCAAGTGTTACGAGTATTTGGCCTGCTCCCGTCCCGTGCTTGCCTCGGAATTCAGATTTGAATTCGTTGATGAGGTCGACGCCGGCTTAACAGTCAGTGAAATTGATCCTGACGAGATCGCATTATGTATCGATTCGTTTGTCTCGATGGATGACTCGCAACGGGAAGCAATGGGTGAGCGAGGTCGTGACTACGTTCTCGAGAATCACACGTGGGATCAGCTACCTGAGAAAATCGAATCTAAGCATTAGATTCAGCATCCATTCTGGGTCGACATCAGCTATAATTTTCAGCCATATATTCGTAAACCTCTTCGATTTCCTCTTCTGTTGCAGCCGATTCTATGTATATTGCGTTATCAATATCACCGTCCCACATCCGATCGTTTCGCGCCTCTCCGCCGATCCATGTCTCTTGGTCTATCTGTTCAAGATCGCCGCCATGAGATCCAGAATCAAGTAATTCATCATTTAAATATAAATGAACCTCTTCTTCGCCAGTGACCCATGTGTGCATATACCATTCCCCATCATCGATCGATTGCGAAGTTTCTATTTCAGCACGTGTATCGTCTGGTCCGCTTACCCGACCGTACATATCACCATTTTCAGCACCTACTTGATATGCTGGACGGGAATCACCGTTCCGTTTGCCATGTACTCTTTGGCTACCAGAGGAACTTGTTGTCCGAATCCAGGCTATCTTAGTCCATGTTGAAACATCTGAAAGCGTGTCGTCAGGTAATTCAACACGGTCTGAAGAGCCGTCGAACGCTAAGTACGCATCACCTAAGCCATCGTCTTCTTCCCAGCTAGCTCCAGATATTTCACCATCGTATCCTGATATCGAATCTTCAACTGTATCACCACTTCCTTCATCAAACTTCCAGTGGTGATCAGCGTTTTCAAGGATCGAAGGATAGGCTTCTTCGAGTTTGACTACTCCTCCTTCTATCTCGAGGTTATCAATCGGTTCGCCATCCTCGAGATCAGATCCAGAAACTTCTATGTTAACCATTTTAATTCACCTCAATTCGTTTAATCCGAATCCGACCATGGTTGATCAGCATAATCAGACTCAATCTCTTCGCTATTAGGTGCAGAGTCGGCAATGATCAAATTGTCAATTATGCCCTCCCAATGGTCGTTAGCACCGCCTTCATTCTCCGCAAAAAGATAGAGGTCTTCGTCCCATTCGACTGGAGATCCGAAGTTCTCGTCGGAATCGATGCTGGTACTAACCTCTTCACCGTCAATATAAATCGACATATCGTCCGCTGAGTTTCCATCTTTAACAAAAACACAGCGGTGTGGGTCGCCATCAAAAGGGTGGTCACTAGTTTCAATGCGAAGGCGGCTCGAACCGCTATCTTCCATCATGAAACGGAGATCACCACTTGCCTCAACTAACAGATCATGTCTGCTTGAGTCCGAAACGCCCAAAAGGCGATTGCTGCTATCGCTCGATTCGACTGTAAAGGCGAGTGTGAATTCGTCATCTAAGGCCGAACCAACATCTTGGGCTCCGAGATTAACGTAGTCGTTGCCAGAGTTCTCGAGTGCATAGCCACCAACCCAATCACCGCTAACCCACTCGACCCCCTCCAGCTCTGCATCATCATCCCCCGTGGAATTTGTTGCAGTATTTCCTTCGCCATCACCGAATTCCCAATGGTGGATTACGTCATCGAAATCGTCTGGCTCTTCGGGCTCTTTGAGTGCCAGTTTCTGGTCACTAATTTCAACGTCTTCTACTGTCTCCGAGTCGTTCCAAACTGACTCGTCCAGTTCTATTTCGTTCATGTTAGCTCACCTCCAAACGTCCAGTTCGCACGAAACCGTAATTGGAATATTCGTCTTCCATATCAACCATATCGTCATCAGTCCGGAATATTTCAGAGTTGTAAGTATCTCCATCATACGCGTAGTGCTCATCCACTTCGAGTTCGACGACATCGAGATCTTGTTCAATGGTCAACGAATAGAATTGTTCTTCATCATCGTCGCTCGTTTCGAGGTACCAGTCGTCATTTACCGACCGGTTTGAACGCATTCCATCGCCGAATTCAACGATCCCATTCTCATCTTCTACGATATATCCGTCATCCAACTCTGTGTAATCACCGTCATCCGGTTCTTCATCAACTACAGTCCATCGTTTAGTCCGCTTCCGGACGTGGATATGGCCACTGAAGCTTGCATACACATTGCCAGCATCTGCGTAGATTGGAGCCCACGCCTCTCGAAGATTTTCTTCGAGGTCATCGTCACTTGACGATCTCGATCCGCCAGCCAATATTGGGCAATGGTGGAACGGAAGGACCATGTCGACATCTGTATTGATGTTGTCCTCAAGCCACGCTGCAGTGTCGTCGATCTCCGCTGAGTGTGTGTCAAGACCGATAACTTGGAGATAGTCACTGATCGTCACTTCAGCGTAATTTTCTCCAGTTGGATCGAGATCAACAGTGTTGGTGAAGAAAAACTGGAAGTAGCCAGCGTCCGGTTCGACACTTCCAGATCCGTCCCATCCACTCCCGTTACCGACCTCGTGGTTTCCGGGAACCATCATCATGGG
Proteins encoded:
- a CDS encoding glycosyltransferase family 4 protein; its protein translation is MVQNVFFITTSDLSGTSGNNIATKEIAAAFARNDGIDLTLICPNPDSQLPSEVTEHVSEVAHFTSGDGTPIDRMKTQWSLFRTVRPLLSKHNPDYIVSRQSATLVIPPLVAKRHRVPHVLLIRGRAYTRLKFPRLLWTVFSLNVRMSSGIYCAYEKIEEEVRSVRSDAPVQVFNNAVDPTLFEPISKGAARGMTDLGVPDENIVIGFVGSIRRRHRLKELFEAASRSEYSDRISLVIVGDGPQQEDLKQLADDLALEDVTFTGFVPHNEVSKYINACDVLYGVADPDRPSDPIKCYEYLACSRPVLASEFRFEFVDEVDAGLTVSEIDPDEIALCIDSFVSMDDSQREAMGERGRDYVLENHTWDQLPEKIESKH
- a CDS encoding LamG-like jellyroll fold domain-containing protein, producing MVNIEVSGSDLEDGEPIDNLEIEGGVVKLEEAYPSILENADHHWKFDEGSGDTVEDSISGYDGEISGASWEEDDGLGDAYLAFDGSSDRVELPDDTLSDVSTWTKIAWIRTTSSSGSQRVHGKRNGDSRPAYQVGAENGDMYGRVSGPDDTRAEIETSQSIDDGEWYMHTWVTGEEEVHLYLNDELLDSGSHGGDLEQIDQETWIGGEARNDRMWDGDIDNAIYIESAATEEEIEEVYEYMAENYS
- a CDS encoding LamG-like jellyroll fold domain-containing protein, with product MNEIELDESVWNDSETVEDVEISDQKLALKEPEEPDDFDDVIHHWEFGDGEGNTATNSTGDDDAELEGVEWVSGDWVGGYALENSGNDYVNLGAQDVGSALDDEFTLAFTVESSDSSNRLLGVSDSSRHDLLVEASGDLRFMMEDSGSSRLRIETSDHPFDGDPHRCVFVKDGNSADDMSIYIDGEEVSTSIDSDENFGSPVEWDEDLYLFAENEGGANDHWEGIIDNLIIADSAPNSEEIESDYADQPWSDSD
- a CDS encoding FN3 domain-containing metallophosphoesterase family protein → MEEEDVHPYALLPEDPTTEAIISWIDQRSDDDRHDEQTLEYGTGPDNLEHTAESDGEEFAENSDILRFEVSLDDLESDTEYHAQIVCDSGETVDGISFRTLPDDLSDADDGLNIIVTSDIHIDKEMEDDEAMQDLADQDPDMLLIAGDVVSNGYEESDEIEDYWLDFWDNYMEHINEDFLVPMMMVPGNHEVGNGSGWDGSGSVEPDAGYFQFFFTNTVDLDPTGENYAEVTISDYLQVIGLDTHSAEIDDTAAWLEDNINTDVDMVLPFHHCPILAGGSRSSSDDDLEENLREAWAPIYADAGNVYASFSGHIHVRKRTKRWTVVDEEPDDGDYTELDDGYIVEDENGIVEFGDGMRSNRSVNDDWYLETSDDDEEQFYSLTIEQDLDVVELEVDEHYAYDGDTYNSEIFRTDDDMVDMEDEYSNYGFVRTGRLEVS